Proteins encoded within one genomic window of Eurosta solidaginis isolate ZX-2024a chromosome 1, ASM4086904v1, whole genome shotgun sequence:
- the ems gene encoding homeotic protein empty spiracles, which translates to MTKMIPPLPTSAVLMPTPKQKIGFSIESIVGNDGAASPPQNAVGHNQQQFVEQMNSTNSATSGSNGPSSPPQTPPAAPTTAGTTHLPGAPHLSMPLPLTINNSHSGHPQQQYSHTHLPPHLSPAQQHALQQHLLLQHHHHQQQQHQQQQQQLSPNGSTPLRQDIQEILQRLHNSAAAAAAANLNIHAASPYNSPPARLSSPERTPTGTHPMLNLKRERSPLSSAAEQAQHPAHRQQPNQLTPPPTQQQQKQQQQPQPPHTPPKSVSPLSSQPSSPPAMLPGSPTSLPATAGQHAPAPTTPQYSRPPNALSGAHASMLLPGMPISPGLVRPFAVMGPAGVPQPPPPQQGMPDIKALPPYINAPPPELPPQHNPHLIAAAQFQMAAALQAGHVLSGGLPPHASPFMGGPGMARDSYPLYPWLLSRHGRIFPHRFPGNFLLQPFRKPKRIRTAFSPSQLLKLEHAFESNQYVVGAERKALAQSLNLSETQVKVWFQNRRTKHKRIQQEDDKGDGSQSDRSRNPASCDEDDDDELIDMEMDDCPSDEEHELDASH; encoded by the exons atgaCTAAAATGATTCCACCGTTACCCACCTCAGCCGTTCTGATGCCTACACCAAAGCAGAAGATCGGTTTTAGCATCGAATCGATTGTGGGCAATGATGGTGCTGCATCACCACCACAAAATGCCGTCGGTCATAATCAACAGCAATTTGTCGAACAAATGAATAGCACAAATTCAGCAACTAGCGGCAGTAATGGTCCAAGCTCACCACCACAAACACCACCAGCTGCACCCACTACGGCAGGCACTACACATCTGCCTGGAGCGCCACACCTTAGCATGCCGCTTCCGCTAACAATTAATAATTCACACAGCGGTCATCCACAACAACAATACTCACACACGCATTTACCGCCGCATTTATCACCCGCTCAACAACATGCGCTACAACAACATTTACTATTGCAACATCATCACCATCAACAgcagcaacaccaacaacaacaacagcaattgtCGCCTAACGGCAGCACACCTTTACGTCAAGACATACAAGAAATCTTACAACGTTTGCACAATTCTGCTGCCGCAGCGGCTGCTGCTAATTTAAACATACATGCTGCAAGCCCATACAATTCACCGCCGGCACGTCTTTCTTCGCCCGAACGTACACCAACCGGCACACATCCTATGCTAAATTTAAAACGTGAACGTTCACCGCTATCGTCAGCCGCCGAACAAGCGCAACATCCTGCGCATCGCCAACAACCTAATCAATTAACACCACCACCAacgcaacagcaacaaaaacaacaacaacaaccgcagccACCACATACGCCACCAAAATCTGTTTCACCACTTTCTTCGCAGCCATCATCTCCGCCCGCCATGTTACCAGGCAGTCCAACGTCGTTGCCTGCAACTGCAGGACAGCATGCGCCAGCACCCACTACAccgcaatattcaagaccaccaAATGCACTTAGCGGTGCTCATGCCTCTATGCTGCTGCCAGGTATGCCAATCAGTCCAGGATTAGTACGCCCCTTTGCTGTCATGGGTCCTGCAGGCGTACCACAACCACCACCGCCACAGCAAGGTATGCCTGATATTAAAGCGCTACCACCATACATTAATGCACCACCACCTGAATTACCGCCGCAACATAATCCACATTTAATAGCCGCTGCACAATTTCAAATGGCCGCCGCTTTGCAAGCGGGTCATGTTTTGAGTGGTGGTTTACCGCCACATGCCTCACCATTCATGGGCGGTCCTGGCATGGCGCGCGATAGCTATCCGTTATATCCATGGCTGTTGAGTCGACATGGGCGCATATTTCCACATCGTTTTCCAGGAA ATTTCTTGCTGCAACCTTTCCGTAAACCAAAACGTATACGCACTGCCTTCTCGCCCTCTCAATTGCTCAAGCTAGAACATGCCTTCGAAAGCAACCAATATGTCGTTGGCGCTGAACGTAAAGCCTTAGCGCAATCGCTTAATCTTTCTGAGACGCAAGTGAAAGTTTGGTTTCAAAATCGACGTACGAAACACAAACGCATCCAGCAGGAGGATGACAAAGGCGACGGCTCACAATCTGATCGCAGCCGTAATCCAGCAAGTTGCGACGAAGATGACGATGATGAGCTTATCGATATGGAAATGGATGATTGTCCGAGTGATGAGGAGCACGAGCTCGATGCCAGTCATTGA